A segment of the Elusimicrobiota bacterium genome:
ATATCTGTTACCGGTGTAACAGCATTGGTAATTCCAGGTTTAAGACTTTTCTTTTCAATATAAATCCCGGAATCGTTTTGTACTATGAGTTGTTTCCCAAAACCAGTGCCAGTAAACGCAGTAATAATAAGTATTGCACCTATACAGTGCAGCCACCTAAACCTAATCAACATATTTTGTGGGTACAACAATAGTTTTTGAATCGTCAATAGATTCCTGCAACAACTTTCCTGCCTCGTTGACACATGACGGTGCGATACATTGCAGGACAGCGCCGCCAATTAAACATAAGATACTAACCTGCGGTACTGTAACCATAGCAAATGGTGTTGCAACATATAAAAGTATACCGTAGTAATAGTAATTTGAAAACTTAGACAACGACTTCCCTGCTAACTCAATTTTTTTTGTATCAACTAAAGATATTTTTGTGTATTCAGTTTTATCTAAAGTATCAGGCGGTAAAGTTGATTCTACAGGTTTTTGTATTGGCTTACCGCATTCTATACAAAAATTATTAGTAACATCATTTACTGCACCGCAACTTATACAAGCCGCTGTATCAGCATATACAGGAACTGTGAACGGAAACATGATTATAGCGCTCAAAAAAACGACCAGGATAGTTTTAAATAATTTCATATTTGTGTTTCCTTTCATATAATATTAAAACTTGTACCCGCACCGCGGGCAAAATTTCGGGGTAACCTTAAAACCGGCGTTACAGTTAGGGCAAAATACGCTGTCAGTTTGTTCCTTACTAGTATTGGTTTCAGGCTGTGAAGAGAACACGCGGACAATTTTGTTGCCCCATTCTACGGATGGAATAACCATATTCAAACTGGTTGTAATTGTAGAATCTGCCAATCCCTTTGAGCTTGTATCATACCGTATTCCAGCGTCGAGTGACAACCAGCGGATCAAATAAAACCGTACCCCTGCGTGTATAAGGTACGTTGGTTCAATTGTCAGCCTCACTGACTCAGTATTAAACTTGTAGTACGGGTTACCCATAACTTCAAACATAGAATATGTCGAGTTATTTACTTTACGTATACAACCGAACAAAAAAGAGTTTACCAGATGGATTCGTTCCTGTATTTCTGTATTCGTCAATCCCGCACCGTACGCGAAAAAGTTGCGGATACGCACATCGTCTATACGCAGGCCCAAATATATATTTGTATCGGTAAATATGGTTTTCCCAAAAATAATCTGTGCAGACGCTTGTTTCGCGAGGTATGTAATCTTAACTTTTTGGGTTACCAAATTATTACTATCATAAATCTCGTATTCATCCTCAATCGGGGTTTCCAAAGCATCAGGCCCTACTGTGTTAAGCGTATATGTTATTGGTATCTGTTTTTGTTTGGTTTGCACAACATTGCTGGTGGTAATAAATTCTGCTACAATCCCGGGTACCCATTTGCGTTCGTGTAACAACAATATCTTAAAACTCGCTGTTTGTGTAGGCGTTGCTTTACTGGTAAGGTTATGCAAAAACTCGTTGGTGTCAAGCGTAAGAGTTGCAACCCCGCCTAAACCTAAGCCCATATTAGCCAGGATATTACCATTGGATGCCACACGGTATGAACCACCCCCGGCAAAGTGCATATCGTACGCTTTTAACATAGACGTTGTCGGCAGCTGAAACAAGTAAGGTATCTCGTACAAAGTTAACCCGGGTTTTGTTTCTCCATACGACAGGGTTGATAGTAAAAACAGGATTGAACCAACAACAAACAGTTTTTTCATTAAACAGTATCCTTTCGTTTTATTAGCGTAATACTTATATAACATTAGACAATATTACTCGTCATTTTGCACATATATTCCAAACGATATGATTATCTGATAACTGCAATTTTACCGGAGCGTGTTTCTTTGTTATCGTTTTTGATAACATAAATATATATTCCGGACGCGACGTCTATATTATTATCGTTTTCACCAAACCAGTATGCGACATCAGCACCGTCGTTTTTGCTGAGTGTTCGCACAAGTTCCCCTGCAATATTGAATATCCGTATTACAGTTTGTTTTGTAAGCCCCGAAAATACGAGTTTGTTGTGTTCCACAGGTTTAAACGGGTTTGGGTAAACTATCATTGAATCCAGGTTATTGCGCGCGATTGACCGCAATGCTAACCGGAATACAGAAAATTTGTTGATACCCACGCTTATGGTGTGATTTATAGTATCAATTTCTTGATTACCATCAACCACAACCCAGGTGTTGTCTTTAAGATAATTTATTCTTAACCTCTCAGCCGCAATATTGTCAAACTCGGCAGGATAATTAAGTTTTAGGTTAATATTGTTTTGCGATTGTTGGTCAATCCCGTTAGTACTTGCCAAATTAATATTCCATACAAGATTATATAACTCGTTAGGTAATAAGTCCCGGACAACCTGTTCATTTGCTGTTACAACCTTGGGCGAGTATAAGTTTGGAATAACGGTACACACAACATCATTCGCATAACTTCCCGCCGGGATGTCCAGCTGCCAACTCGCGCTGGTCAATGTTTTGCTGCTGCCGGCTGGGATGGTTTCTCTGAAATAATTAAAATCTACGGAATTGGTATTGCCATCTTTTTCTACCCGGATATCATGCAACCTACTCAAACCGATATTGTTGATATAGCCATACACGGTGTAGTCATACCCGCCGAGTATGCCTGTAATAGTATAGGATCCGGATCTTATGTTGGGAATACAGTACCCGGCTAACCGTTCAGTCGCAGGAGAAACTGCCCAAACCATACCGTCTACTGCCTGATTGCTTCCGAGCGTAACTTTCCCGCTAATTTTGCCGGTACCGGGTTGAACACGAAAATCCAAATTTGATATTTTCCCGGTTTCTGTTTTAACACCAATACGGGTTGACAAAAGTTCAGATCCGTAAAACGCGTAAATATCGTAAACCCCCTCGGGTAGCCGGGTTATTTCACACTTGTTAGATATTCCAAGAACATATTGGCTGTCCCTTTGAACAACAGGTTTGTTGATAGCGTCAAAACTATTAAACTTTGTTTCAGCGGGGTAAACTTTTAGAACAACGTTCTTGTCGTATGGTGTCTTACCGTCGGGACTATATATCATACCGCGAAGCATTGACTGGTTCGGCTTTAATACTAAATCTATAGCGAGATCTACTTTGTTTTGTATATTTACAAATTTGTATGAGTAATCCCACGGGCTATCTGAATTTAAATTAGCAGAAACATAATATCGTCCCTCGGAAAATCCGGTTATTTTATAAGTACCATCTGTTTTAGTATAAATGCTTCCCCAGACACTCGCGCTAGATACATATACGTAAGCGTTGCTTATAGGAGTACCTTCGATATCGGTCACTTTGCCGGAAATTATTGCACCGTCGCCAAGTACGAAATTAACAATTGTTTCTTGTCCAAAGACACATTGTATATTTGACTTAGTAATACTTACGAACCCCAGGCTAGAATTGGGGCGACATGAAATGTTATAACTTCCTTCCGGTACTCCAGTAATTGTGTAAGCTCCCGTTGACGTAGCGTTTACATTTTTATTGAATAAAGAATTGCTGATACTAATAGAAACATTACTTATTACTTGCTTACCGCTGGCATCGGTTATTTTGCCGGAAATCGTTATACCGGTTTGTAATACAATATTTACAGTGGTAACTTGTCCGCTGGAAACAGCGATATTTGTTTTGGTTTGTTTAATAAAAACCGAATTATCTCCGGGTATACAATAAATATCATAGTTACCTTCAGGCAACCCGTGAATTGTGTAAGTTCCAGTTGCTGTTGTATAAACGCTTTTGCCACTATAGTTGCGCAGATAAATATTTGCATTATTTACTGGGTTACCGGCAACATCTGTTACTTTCCCAGCAATTTTACCGCCGGATTGTAAGACAATATCCAATGTTGTTACTTGTCCGCTTGATACCGCGACATTATCTATTGTTTGGCCCAAAAAGTCTGAATTACTAGATGGAGAATAAGTAATCGAATATTTCCCTTCGGAAAGGCCGCAAATTGTGTAAGTACCCGTTACGGCTGTGTATGCATATTTTGAAATAGATTCAATAATACTGTTGGGAGGGCCGCTGATATGTTTATAGAGATAAATATAGACATTACTTATTGCGTTACCGCTGATATCCGTAACTTTACCTGAAATTGTTTCACCGGGTTGTAATACAAAATCTACTGTTGTTATTTGTCCTTTTGAAACCGTAATATTGCTTTTGGTTTGATTAGTAAATTCTGAATAATTTGATGGACGACAGGAGACTGTATAGTTTCCATCTTGTAATCCACCGATTGTGTATGTTCTTGTTGTTGTGTATATATTTTTGGATGTGGGACCATTTACGTCATTTACGTAAATATAACAATTATTTATTGAATTATCGTTAACATCCATAACTTTCCCGGTAATTGTTCCACCGGTTTGTAATACACAGTCAATAATAACATTTCGTCCGAAGGATACTGCGATATTACTTTTGGTTTGGCTGATTAATTCTGAGTTGGTAGAAGGAGAATAACTTATATTATAACTTCCCTCGGTCAATCCCTGGATTGTGTATGTCCCGGTTATAGTTGTGAATCCACTGCCGTAGGAATCGCCGCTGGCATAAACAGAAACACCGCTTACCGGGTTATCGTTGATATCAGTTACTTTACCTGAAATCGTTCCGCTAACCTGTAAAACACAATCAATAATCGTTGTTTGCCCAACGTGAACAGTAATGTTGCTTTTAACCTGAGAAATGAATCCCGCTGTAGAACCGTTGAAATATATTTGATAGATTCCTTCGGGTATCCCCTGGATTTTATATATACCATCCGCAGCTACGTTTGCACTCTTATAAATACCACCGCCGAGAGATACATAGGCGTTATTTATAGGATTACCATTTATATCCGTAATTTTACCCATAATTGTTCCACCGGTTGGTAATTTAATATTTAAAGCCGTAATTATCCCGCTGGAGACAGAAACGTTACTTTGAGTTTGTTGTATACACTCAGAATCAACCGGAGGGTCACACGAAATCGTGTATATTCCTTCAATTAACCCATGAATTACAAAATTTCCTGCGGAATCCGTATATACACTTTTACCAATGGAATTACTATTTGCATAAACATACACATTCCTTACCGGTTTATTGTATATATCCGTTACTTTACCAGTAATTGATCCGCCAGAAGATAAAACAAAATCTACGGTTGTTATTTGCTTACTTGATACTACAATATTACTTTTGTTTTGTCCTATAAAGTCCAAATTACTTGGTGGATTACAATAAATTCTATAATTACCATCGGACAATCCGCGGATTGTATATGTTCCAGTTACGGTCGTGTACGCGTATTTGTACATAGGGCCATAAACATTTATAGTAGTCTGGTATATTGTAGGATTCCCGTTTGTATCAGTTACTTTGCCAGTGATTATTCCGCCAGGAGATAAAACAAAATCTACGGTTTGTGTTCCCGCGTTTATTATCACAATATTATTACTGCTTGTGCGTACAAAATTTGATTCACTTGATGGTGTACAATCCAAAATATAAACACCATCAGCTAATCCGCTAAGTGCATATGTTCCTGTAATAACACTATAGCTGTACGTATTTGTAGGGCTATTAGAAGTACTAATATTTGCGTTTTTTACAGGATTCCCATTTGTATCAATAACTCTTCCTTTAATTGTCCCGCCTTTTAATAGCACGAAATCGACTGTTGTAGTTTGCCCGGATGAAATTATTACATTATTTGTAGTTTTAGAAAATAAATCGCTTCCCATAGGCTGGTAACACCGGATTGTGTATGTCCCAGGATATATTCCATAAATTGTGTAAGTTCCTATACTTGTAGTATAAACATAGAATGAGTGTGTGGAATTGTAAGCCCCGATTTGTGCTCTAATCACAGGATTACCGTTAGTATCAGTAACTTTACCTGTGAGTATTGTAGCGCTATTAGAATCCTGCTGCGCGTATTTTATGACTGATTTATCTTCAACACTATCACTTGTTGCAGAAAATACATATTGAGAAAATAAACTCATTGATAGAGCTAGACAAAATGAAAACACAGCTTTCATTAGGAGTATTGTTTCTCCCAGATTTCTTTTTTGATTATTAATGTCCAAATTAGACCATTTGATCACTTAGTCCATCCTCTCCCATATATATTAGCTAAACAAAACAAAAGTATTACGTATAAATAATTAAACATTCTAATAATGACTAGTACGACCGGACAAGGATATTTTACCAAATGTGTATGCAAAGTCAAAACACGAATTAATCACTACGGAAATATTAATAGAAAGGATTGGATACCATCAGAACCTGGTTTAAGGCTGGAGTATGTTAAACTCAAACCAAAATATGTTTTAGCAGCTTAGTCAAATCCGTACCGTTCTCCTCAATAGGAAAGTGTCCGGAATCGTTCAGAAATATTAGTTTACTATTTTCAATATTTCTATTAATTTTTTTTGCTGTCTTTATGATTGTACTGCTTGTGAGATCACCCACAATTATTATTACGTTTGTTCTTACCTCTTTCATCCGGTTATAATGATCTATTTTTGAGTATTCATTCAACAGCCTGACATATTCCAGTGACGTTTTTGTATCAGACTTCTGAAATCCTTGAAAAAAACCGTCTCTATATTTATAGTTTTTCAGGAATAAATACCTTTTTGTAAGACACATCCCAAGTTTTGTATCCAGGAAAAACCTGAAGATATATGAATTTAGTGTATTAACCAACAAAGGTTTTAGTATTAAAGGAAACTTTATGTATGTATCGACCAAAATTAATTTCTTAACTTTATCCTGGTTTCTTATAACATAATCTAATGCAATGGTTGCACCCATACAGAAACCCATTAGATTGAACTTACCTATTTGTAATTCTTCTACTAGTTTATCAATAAGTTCACACAAGTTTATATACGAGAGCTCAATATTATCAGACCTGCCGCAGCCCGGCAGGTCCAGTAGTATTATTTGATACTCATTTTTTAAATCATTCAAAAGATTAAATTTAAAACTATCTATAGAACCGTTCCATCCATGAATATACAGTAATGGTTCCCCT
Coding sequences within it:
- a CDS encoding zinc ribbon domain-containing protein, producing MKKLFVVGSILFLLSTLSYGETKPGLTLYEIPYLFQLPTTSMLKAYDMHFAGGGSYRVASNGNILANMGLGLGGVATLTLDTNEFLHNLTSKATPTQTASFKILLLHERKWVPGIVAEFITTSNVVQTKQKQIPITYTLNTVGPDALETPIEDEYEIYDSNNLVTQKVKITYLAKQASAQIIFGKTIFTDTNIYLGLRIDDVRIRNFFAYGAGLTNTEIQERIHLVNSFLFGCIRKVNNSTYSMFEVMGNPYYKFNTESVRLTIEPTYLIHAGVRFYLIRWLSLDAGIRYDTSSKGLADSTITTSLNMVIPSVEWGNKIVRVFSSQPETNTSKEQTDSVFCPNCNAGFKVTPKFCPRCGYKF
- a CDS encoding carboxypeptidase regulatory-like domain-containing protein, with the protein product MKAVFSFCLALSMSLFSQYVFSATSDSVEDKSVIKYAQQDSNSATILTGKVTDTNGNPVIRAQIGAYNSTHSFYVYTTSIGTYTIYGIYPGTYTIRCYQPMGSDLFSKTTNNVIISSGQTTTVDFVLLKGGTIKGRVIDTNGNPVKNANISTSNSPTNTYSYSVITGTYALSGLADGVYILDCTPSSESNFVRTSSNNIVIINAGTQTVDFVLSPGGIITGKVTDTNGNPTIYQTTINVYGPMYKYAYTTVTGTYTIRGLSDGNYRIYCNPPSNLDFIGQNKSNIVVSSKQITTVDFVLSSGGSITGKVTDIYNKPVRNVYVYANSNSIGKSVYTDSAGNFVIHGLIEGIYTISCDPPVDSECIQQTQSNVSVSSGIITALNIKLPTGGTIMGKITDINGNPINNAYVSLGGGIYKSANVAADGIYKIQGIPEGIYQIYFNGSTAGFISQVKSNITVHVGQTTIIDCVLQVSGTISGKVTDINDNPVSGVSVYASGDSYGSGFTTITGTYTIQGLTEGSYNISYSPSTNSELISQTKSNIAVSFGRNVIIDCVLQTGGTITGKVMDVNDNSINNCYIYVNDVNGPTSKNIYTTTRTYTIGGLQDGNYTVSCRPSNYSEFTNQTKSNITVSKGQITTVDFVLQPGETISGKVTDISGNAISNVYIYLYKHISGPPNSIIESISKYAYTAVTGTYTICGLSEGKYSITYSPSSNSDFLGQTIDNVAVSSGQVTTLDIVLQSGGKIAGKVTDVAGNPVNNANIYLRNYSGKSVYTTATGTYTIHGLPEGNYDIYCIPGDNSVFIKQTKTNIAVSSGQVTTVNIVLQTGITISGKITDASGKQVISNVSISISNSLFNKNVNATSTGAYTITGVPEGSYNISCRPNSSLGFVSITKSNIQCVFGQETIVNFVLGDGAIISGKVTDIEGTPISNAYVYVSSASVWGSIYTKTDGTYKITGFSEGRYYVSANLNSDSPWDYSYKFVNIQNKVDLAIDLVLKPNQSMLRGMIYSPDGKTPYDKNVVLKVYPAETKFNSFDAINKPVVQRDSQYVLGISNKCEITRLPEGVYDIYAFYGSELLSTRIGVKTETGKISNLDFRVQPGTGKISGKVTLGSNQAVDGMVWAVSPATERLAGYCIPNIRSGSYTITGILGGYDYTVYGYINNIGLSRLHDIRVEKDGNTNSVDFNYFRETIPAGSSKTLTSASWQLDIPAGSYANDVVCTVIPNLYSPKVVTANEQVVRDLLPNELYNLVWNINLASTNGIDQQSQNNINLKLNYPAEFDNIAAERLRINYLKDNTWVVVDGNQEIDTINHTISVGINKFSVFRLALRSIARNNLDSMIVYPNPFKPVEHNKLVFSGLTKQTVIRIFNIAGELVRTLSKNDGADVAYWFGENDNNIDVASGIYIYVIKNDNKETRSGKIAVIR
- a CDS encoding alpha/beta hydrolase; amino-acid sequence: MNAEKYRDYPDFTRFYEGIRKCFKVPYLIFNNSRIYYESYGKGEPLLYIHGWNGSIDSFKFNLLNDLKNEYQIILLDLPGCGRSDNIELSYINLCELIDKLVEELQIGKFNLMGFCMGATIALDYVIRNQDKVKKLILVDTYIKFPLILKPLLVNTLNSYIFRFFLDTKLGMCLTKRYLFLKNYKYRDGFFQGFQKSDTKTSLEYVRLLNEYSKIDHYNRMKEVRTNVIIIVGDLTSSTIIKTAKKINRNIENSKLIFLNDSGHFPIEENGTDLTKLLKHILV